From Eschrichtius robustus isolate mEscRob2 chromosome 7, mEscRob2.pri, whole genome shotgun sequence, a single genomic window includes:
- the SLF2 gene encoding SMC5-SMC6 complex localization factor protein 2 isoform X4, whose amino-acid sequence MTRRCMPARPGFPSSPAPGSSPPRCHLRPGSTAPAAAGKRTESPGDRYRAEGLRRGRVAGARV is encoded by the coding sequence ATGACAAGGCGCTGCATGCCCGCTAGGCCAGGTTTCCCCTCATCCCCAGCCCCGGGGTCGTCGCCCCCGCGCTGCCATCTGAGACCCGGTAGTACCGCCCCTGCTGCAGCGGGAAAGAGAACAGAGAGTCCTGGGGACAGGTACCGTGCAGAGGGCTTGAGAAGGGGCCGGGTCGCGGGGGCAAGGGTATGA